A genomic stretch from Diprion similis isolate iyDipSimi1 chromosome 1, iyDipSimi1.1, whole genome shotgun sequence includes:
- the LOC124407455 gene encoding 60S ribosomal protein L24, with amino-acid sequence MKIGLCAYSGYKIYPGHGKTMVKVDGKTFTFLNSKCEAAHLMRRNPRKVTWTVLYRRKHKKGQEEEQAKKRTRRTQKFQRAIVGASLTDILAKRNMKPEIRKAQREQAIKVAKEQKKAAKATKKAAAPPKAKAAPKQKATKVQQKAAPRVGGKR; translated from the exons ATGAA GATCGGACTCTGTGCCTACAGTGGGTACAAAATCTACCCTGGCCATGGCAAAACCATGGTCAAAGTTGATGGAAAG aCGTTCACTTTCCTGAACTCCAAATGCGAGGCTGCCCATCTCATGAGGCGTAATCCCAGGAAAGTTACTTGGACTGTTCTGTACAG ACGCAAGCACAAGAAGGGTCAAGAAGAAGAACAGGCCAAAAAAAGGACGCGTCGCACTCAGAAATTCCAGCGTGCCATCGTTGGTGCTTCTTTAACGGATATTCTGGCCAAGCGTAACATGAAACCAGAGATCAGAAAAGCTCAACGTGAACAGGCTATCAA AGTTGCTAAAGAGCAAAAGAAGGCAGCCAAGGCGACAAAGAAGGCTGCGGCACCCCCCAAAGCAAAGGCTGCGCCTAAACAGAAAGCAACCAAGGTTCAGCAAAAGGCTGCTCCTCGTGTAGGAGGCAAACGATAA